From a region of the Bacteroidota bacterium genome:
- a CDS encoding EcsC family protein — translation MQERHLPAIRYPSAYEKQALDDILKWRTPESDWFTRTSNSLQSGLSNLTEHLRKVPGVDWTIDNVVTGLVTVTNEIAQDLVWRDAIFEEFRDAGHHHVEAFHHIPMLDLAAVDERLVGLPIKYKSIAAVEGVATGLAGAAGILTDILALITMNLRAAGEYATYCGFDISEEQERLFALQILDVAAKSKSELGPALQKQLHHAPNTVARRKTLSTIRQLTVSGTVKTVAKSLALKVTKSKLAQVLPVAGAVVAGGYNSLYTHTVCDVAYHLYRERFLFAKYGKHNTQQR, via the coding sequence ATGCAAGAACGACATTTACCGGCTATTCGCTATCCCTCTGCATACGAGAAACAGGCGCTGGACGACATTCTGAAATGGCGTACGCCTGAATCTGATTGGTTTACCCGTACCTCCAACAGCCTACAAAGCGGATTGAGTAACCTTACCGAGCACCTCCGCAAGGTGCCAGGTGTCGATTGGACCATTGACAACGTGGTAACCGGACTTGTGACGGTAACCAATGAAATTGCACAAGATCTTGTATGGCGGGACGCTATTTTTGAGGAATTCAGAGATGCCGGCCACCATCATGTCGAAGCTTTCCATCATATCCCCATGTTAGACCTGGCTGCTGTCGACGAGCGCCTCGTCGGGCTGCCCATTAAATACAAAAGCATTGCCGCAGTAGAAGGGGTTGCAACTGGATTAGCGGGCGCTGCTGGCATTTTGACCGATATTCTGGCCCTGATTACGATGAACCTCCGGGCTGCTGGAGAATACGCTACCTATTGTGGCTTTGATATATCCGAAGAACAGGAACGCCTGTTTGCCTTGCAAATTTTGGATGTCGCTGCAAAATCCAAATCAGAACTAGGTCCGGCACTTCAAAAACAACTACACCACGCGCCCAATACCGTTGCACGCCGTAAAACGTTGAGTACCATTAGACAACTCACCGTCAGCGGCACCGTCAAAACCGTTGCCAAATCCCTGGCCCTGAAAGTCACAAAAAGCAAGTTGGCCCAGGTGTTGCCCGTTGCCGGCGCAGTGGTTGCCGGTGGCTACAACAGCCTCTACACACATACTGTATGTGACGTCGCATACCACCTCTATCGCGAGCGTTTTCTCTTCGCCAAATACGGCAAACACAACACCCAGCAGCGCTAA
- a CDS encoding transposase, with product MIEPLVLTEKQTALTDSQWDAIKDLFDCRRKRKHAIRGIINAILYVVHNDIHWRMLPKSYAPWQTVYYYFDKWRKTGVWQRVLETLPNDIRQKAMASSFVSPYPTVDLKIYQATPQPRRAKIHTVEAGSSLTPEQRQARRYAWVLRDFIGSDDDSPHNQAA from the coding sequence ATGATTGAACCTCTAGTTTTGACAGAAAAACAGACCGCCCTTACGGATAGTCAATGGGATGCCATCAAAGACCTGTTTGATTGCCGGCGCAAACGCAAACACGCCATCCGGGGCATTATCAATGCGATTCTTTACGTGGTGCATAACGACATCCACTGGCGGATGCTACCCAAAAGCTATGCACCGTGGCAAACAGTTTATTACTATTTCGACAAGTGGAGAAAAACGGGCGTGTGGCAACGCGTGCTCGAAACCTTACCGAATGACATTCGGCAAAAAGCCATGGCATCCTCTTTTGTCTCTCCGTACCCGACAGTAGATCTCAAAATCTACCAGGCTACACCACAGCCTCGTCGCGCAAAGATTCATACAGTGGAAGCCGGCAGCAGCCTTACGCCTGAGCAACGTCAGGCACGCCGCTACGCCTGGGTACTACGCGATTTTATCGGATCTGACGACGATTCACCACACAACCAGGCAGCCTAA
- a CDS encoding RsmB/NOP family class I SAM-dependent RNA methyltransferase, whose product MIPTEFIERLKAIVSPAQYSAVEAALSSPRATSFRVNTLRGSQREVHGMLQAAGLDATPLSWFENGFWISHDQREALLGSILFSEQKIYVQNQSSMVPPLVLDPQPDERVLDLAAAPGSKTLQMACLMQNTGELAAVEVVKKRFFKLRDNLAAQGAEHVRTFLKDGRAVWKNRPEYFDRVLLDAPCSSEGRFHTSNPETYAYWSPRKIKEMAHKQRRLLYSALHAVRPGGTVVYSTCSFAPEENEGVVSSLLKRFDGVVEAVPFVLDFDQLAAPCMTWAGKDFHPQVQHARRILPGYHTDGFFICKLVKHASTSPGTGRRK is encoded by the coding sequence ATGATACCCACCGAATTTATCGAACGCCTAAAAGCAATTGTGTCGCCGGCGCAATACAGCGCCGTTGAAGCCGCGCTTTCAAGCCCGCGTGCAACCAGTTTTCGCGTAAACACGTTACGGGGATCGCAGCGAGAGGTACACGGCATGCTACAGGCAGCGGGCCTCGATGCTACACCGCTTTCATGGTTCGAAAACGGCTTCTGGATTTCGCATGATCAGCGCGAAGCCTTGCTGGGGTCTATATTGTTTTCGGAGCAAAAAATTTATGTGCAGAATCAATCGAGTATGGTGCCGCCGCTCGTACTGGATCCGCAACCCGATGAGCGGGTGCTCGACCTTGCCGCTGCGCCAGGTAGCAAAACGCTGCAAATGGCTTGTCTGATGCAAAATACGGGTGAGCTTGCTGCCGTTGAGGTAGTAAAGAAAAGGTTTTTCAAGCTGCGTGATAATCTTGCTGCACAGGGGGCTGAGCACGTTCGTACCTTTTTGAAAGATGGCCGGGCCGTCTGGAAAAACCGCCCAGAGTATTTTGATCGTGTTTTGCTGGATGCGCCCTGTTCTAGTGAGGGCCGGTTTCACACCAGCAATCCTGAAACCTATGCCTACTGGAGTCCACGAAAAATCAAGGAAATGGCGCACAAACAACGGCGTCTGCTATATTCCGCGCTGCATGCCGTAAGGCCTGGTGGGACCGTTGTGTATTCAACCTGTTCTTTTGCACCTGAAGAGAACGAAGGGGTGGTCTCTTCCTTGCTCAAACGCTTTGATGGTGTAGTTGAAGCGGTGCCTTTTGTACTCGATTTTGATCAACTCGCCGCACCGTGTATGACATGGGCCGGCAAAGATTTTCATCCTCAGGTGCAACATGCACGCCGTATACTACCCGGTTACCATACAGATGGGTTCTTCATCTGCAAACTGGTAAAACACGCGTCCACGTCGCCTGGTACTGGCCGGAGAAAGTAA
- the clpX gene encoding ATP-dependent Clp protease ATP-binding subunit ClpX, with translation MSNRRGDNVITCSFCGRSAHEVSSMVAGPDVYICDRCINDAAGIVRSDMSTYQAEPTNTNTNNTARRKTSLHVQCSPLEIKASLDEYVIGQERAKKALSIAVYNHYKRIDNENFLPDYADVELEKSNILLVGPTGTGKTLLARTLARTLNVPFSISDATALTEAGYVGEDVESILAHLLHAADFNVERAERGIIYIDEIDKIARKADNASITRDVSGEGVQQALLKILEGTIAGVPPKGGRKHPEQSLINIDTRNILFICGGAFDGLSELISHRMSTNTIGFLTESQRKFDRDDPEIFQHIEPNDLLKFGLIPEMVGRIPVVAPLNALSDEAMKSILLNPRNALLKQYQKLFAMDGVDLVIEDDALDAIVARARNLGTGARGLRSVMEDTMLDIMFDMHHHQDIGTCRISHDTVVKGTAPIFEKRKASA, from the coding sequence ATGAGTAACCGACGCGGCGACAACGTCATAACGTGTTCATTTTGCGGCAGGTCCGCCCACGAGGTATCCTCCATGGTTGCCGGGCCGGACGTGTACATTTGTGACCGATGCATTAACGATGCAGCCGGCATTGTCCGCAGTGACATGTCGACCTACCAGGCAGAGCCAACAAACACCAACACCAACAACACGGCACGCCGAAAAACTTCGCTACACGTCCAGTGTTCTCCCCTTGAGATCAAAGCATCCCTCGACGAATATGTAATTGGCCAGGAGCGCGCAAAAAAAGCCCTCTCGATTGCCGTATACAACCACTACAAGCGGATCGATAACGAAAACTTCCTGCCTGACTATGCAGACGTTGAGCTCGAAAAGTCTAACATCCTGCTTGTAGGTCCAACTGGGACGGGCAAAACGCTGCTCGCAAGAACACTTGCACGTACCCTAAACGTTCCGTTTTCGATTTCTGATGCCACAGCCCTGACAGAAGCCGGCTATGTTGGCGAAGATGTAGAGAGCATCCTGGCGCACCTGCTTCACGCAGCCGACTTTAACGTCGAGCGGGCAGAACGCGGCATCATCTATATCGATGAAATCGATAAAATTGCGCGCAAAGCCGACAATGCATCCATCACCCGCGATGTATCCGGGGAAGGGGTGCAACAGGCGTTACTAAAAATACTTGAGGGTACAATTGCCGGTGTCCCGCCCAAAGGTGGACGTAAACATCCCGAGCAAAGCCTCATTAATATCGATACGCGCAACATCCTCTTTATCTGCGGCGGTGCTTTTGATGGCCTTTCTGAGCTCATCTCTCACCGTATGTCAACCAACACCATCGGCTTCCTCACAGAATCGCAGCGGAAATTCGATCGCGACGATCCGGAAATCTTCCAGCATATTGAACCTAATGACCTGCTGAAATTTGGTCTTATCCCGGAAATGGTTGGGCGTATCCCGGTTGTTGCACCGCTCAATGCCCTGTCTGATGAAGCCATGAAAAGCATTCTGCTGAACCCGCGAAATGCATTGCTCAAGCAGTACCAAAAACTGTTTGCAATGGACGGGGTTGATCTTGTGATTGAAGATGATGCACTGGACGCCATTGTTGCCAGGGCACGAAACCTCGGCACCGGTGCGCGCGGCTTACGCTCTGTGATGGAAGACACGATGCTCGACATCATGTTCGACATGCACCATCACCAGGATATTGGTACCTGCCGGATTTCGCATGATACCGTTGTAAAAGGTACGGCCCCAATTTTTGAGAAAAGAAAAGCTTCTGCTTAG
- a CDS encoding BamA/TamA family outer membrane protein produces the protein MTLKQPFILLMLLISVHFAGQLQVYAQDALYLVNNETTVRKISFKFPEGNSTFEPATLLPQLVTSAPTFWDRFNGLNPFRRKQAYPFNPIELQKDVVRLRQYYQRNGFPFPRVAYSASQYDAEENQIHVIFAVWEGEPQYLETIDVLATDSASIITQIPESLQSNWRKFSRSLSSNTGKRFTQVEQIRIQDLILKWFQNHGYAFARVEAQSQATGERQDIQLTYLVDAGPMGFFSSIEVQGNETVSNQVLLRELPFEIGERYSVTKLREGQQQLFGLNLFRVALADVPEQPEDSTVQVRLRVNEANRRYLSAETGYSRQEGLGLEGEWTHRNFLGSARNLSINLRANTGLLGNTTSFTANNVVGKLPARLFRTSVALRQPYLFTTRLSGIFAPFIEFQNDPQLAASNEFLDINRRELGLNATLIYEVLPFRPISIQYTLSQSLSRLDLSSLSTLSRDIYSKSVLAVSATFGKTDNYLNPRRGFLFKPVIETAGRLFSSGVQYNKVGFETTGYIPINRKLMLSGRLFGGKLWTFGNSREALSDRICIEDAALSGAVADRCLLYENRFDPIFFYAGGSNDVRGWDFQLLGPKIARADTSVVNGVVQTDANGNPEFNNFFYERTGGTSKLIGNLEARMRIPGFGPAWQGATFFDFGQVSNGAIRFSDFRYNVGAGLRYQTVVGFIRVDLAYKLNPTTADLTNPEDAFLFENGFSTTPPEEKFLRRFGLHISIGQAF, from the coding sequence ATGACCTTAAAGCAGCCTTTTATACTTCTGATGCTGCTGATCAGCGTTCACTTTGCTGGTCAGTTGCAGGTCTATGCGCAGGACGCGTTGTATCTGGTGAATAACGAGACAACGGTTCGCAAAATCTCGTTTAAGTTTCCCGAAGGCAACAGCACCTTCGAGCCGGCAACCCTTTTGCCACAACTGGTAACCTCTGCACCAACTTTTTGGGACAGGTTCAACGGACTCAACCCTTTTCGCCGCAAACAAGCCTATCCGTTCAATCCTATCGAGCTACAAAAAGATGTTGTGCGGCTACGGCAGTATTACCAAAGAAACGGATTCCCTTTTCCGCGTGTGGCTTACTCAGCATCACAATATGACGCTGAAGAAAACCAAATCCATGTCATATTTGCTGTATGGGAAGGAGAACCGCAGTACCTGGAAACCATTGATGTGCTTGCGACAGACAGCGCCAGTATCATCACCCAAATACCCGAATCCCTGCAGTCCAACTGGCGAAAGTTTAGCCGATCACTCTCCTCGAATACAGGCAAAAGGTTTACCCAGGTCGAACAGATTCGGATACAGGACCTGATCTTGAAGTGGTTTCAAAATCATGGCTATGCTTTTGCCCGCGTAGAAGCGCAGTCGCAGGCCACAGGCGAACGGCAAGACATTCAACTCACCTACCTTGTTGATGCCGGCCCGATGGGATTTTTCTCATCCATTGAGGTACAGGGCAATGAAACCGTTTCGAACCAGGTATTGCTCAGGGAGCTTCCCTTTGAAATTGGCGAACGCTACTCCGTCACAAAACTAAGAGAAGGGCAGCAACAACTATTCGGACTCAACCTGTTCCGCGTTGCCCTTGCCGATGTACCAGAGCAACCAGAAGACAGCACGGTACAGGTAAGGCTCAGGGTAAATGAAGCCAACAGGCGCTACCTCTCTGCCGAAACAGGATACTCACGGCAGGAAGGCCTCGGGCTCGAAGGTGAATGGACCCACAGAAATTTCCTCGGCAGCGCACGCAACTTATCAATCAACCTGCGGGCCAATACAGGCCTTTTGGGGAATACGACCTCTTTTACCGCAAACAATGTTGTAGGCAAACTGCCGGCGCGGCTTTTCCGGACCTCCGTAGCACTCCGTCAACCTTATCTGTTTACAACGCGCCTTTCAGGTATTTTTGCGCCGTTCATCGAATTCCAGAACGACCCACAACTGGCTGCAAGCAACGAATTCCTCGACATCAACCGACGAGAACTGGGGCTCAATGCTACACTGATCTACGAAGTCCTCCCTTTTCGCCCTATCAGTATTCAGTATACCCTCAGCCAGTCGCTGAGCCGGTTGGATCTGTCTAGCCTCAGTACGCTCTCTCGCGACATCTATAGCAAAAGCGTGCTTGCAGTAAGTGCAACGTTTGGCAAGACCGACAATTACCTCAATCCGCGCCGGGGCTTTCTGTTCAAACCCGTCATTGAAACAGCCGGACGGCTATTTTCCTCAGGTGTTCAGTATAATAAAGTAGGATTTGAGACCACAGGATATATCCCGATCAACCGCAAACTCATGCTTAGTGGCCGGCTCTTCGGCGGTAAACTCTGGACCTTTGGCAATAGCCGCGAGGCACTTTCAGATCGTATTTGTATCGAAGATGCTGCGTTATCCGGTGCGGTGGCTGATCGGTGCCTGCTCTATGAAAACAGGTTTGATCCCATATTCTTTTACGCTGGCGGCAGCAACGATGTACGCGGCTGGGACTTCCAGTTGCTTGGGCCCAAAATTGCCCGTGCAGATACCAGCGTTGTCAACGGCGTCGTGCAAACAGATGCCAACGGCAACCCGGAATTCAACAACTTCTTTTATGAACGCACCGGTGGCACCTCCAAACTCATCGGCAACCTGGAGGCCCGTATGCGTATTCCCGGCTTCGGGCCAGCGTGGCAGGGCGCTACCTTTTTTGATTTCGGACAGGTCAGTAACGGCGCCATCCGATTCAGTGACTTCCGCTACAACGTGGGAGCCGGCTTGCGGTATCAGACCGTTGTGGGTTTCATTCGGGTGGACCTCGCCTATAAGCTCAACCCCACTACAGCCGACCTTACAAATCCGGAGGATGCGTTCCTCTTTGAGAACGGGTTCAGCACTACGCCACCCGAAGAAAAGTTTTTACGCCGATTTGGGCTTCACATCAGCATAGGACAGGCTTTCTGA